One Paraburkholderia sp. IMGN_8 DNA window includes the following coding sequences:
- a CDS encoding GlxA family transcriptional regulator — translation MKRIGVVVFPGFQILDMVAISVFELANMEAPQPEYEVEVISEHGGLVRSSSGVQIATQPFGDPSYDTVVVTGALSIEPSSPGLLAFLGEALAASRRTTSICTGAFVLAEAGILDGRHATTHWRFARELQQRYPEVRMDEDRIFIVDGSVWTSAGMTACIDLCLALVENDLGIDVSRAVAKKMVVYHRRTGGQSQFSAMLDLEPKSDRIQDALSYAKNHLREPLTVEQLADVAHLSPRQFSRAFRDETRQSPAKAIEALRVEAARSMLEAGRHSMEAVAAETGFIDTERMRRAFLRAFGQPPQAIKRAARAL, via the coding sequence ATGAAACGTATTGGCGTGGTGGTTTTCCCCGGCTTCCAGATCCTCGATATGGTCGCGATCTCCGTCTTCGAGCTGGCGAACATGGAAGCTCCGCAGCCGGAGTACGAGGTGGAAGTCATCTCCGAGCACGGCGGGCTGGTGCGCAGTTCGTCCGGCGTGCAGATCGCGACGCAGCCGTTCGGCGATCCGTCGTACGACACGGTGGTCGTCACGGGTGCGCTGTCGATCGAACCGTCTTCGCCGGGGTTGCTGGCCTTTCTAGGCGAGGCGCTGGCCGCGTCCCGCCGCACCACCAGCATCTGCACCGGCGCCTTCGTGCTGGCCGAAGCGGGCATTCTCGACGGCCGGCACGCCACGACCCACTGGCGCTTCGCCCGCGAATTGCAGCAGCGCTATCCCGAGGTTCGTATGGATGAAGACCGCATCTTTATCGTCGACGGATCGGTGTGGACGTCGGCCGGCATGACCGCGTGCATCGATCTGTGTCTGGCGCTCGTCGAAAACGATCTTGGCATCGACGTCTCGCGCGCGGTCGCCAAGAAGATGGTGGTCTATCACCGGCGCACCGGCGGGCAATCGCAGTTCTCGGCCATGCTCGATCTGGAGCCCAAATCCGATCGGATTCAGGACGCGCTGTCGTACGCGAAGAATCATCTGCGCGAGCCGCTGACGGTCGAACAGCTCGCCGACGTCGCGCACCTGAGCCCGCGCCAGTTCAGCCGTGCCTTCCGCGACGAGACGCGGCAGTCGCCGGCAAAGGCCATCGAGGCGCTGCGCGTGGAAGCCGCGCGCTCGATGCTCGAAGCCGGCCGTCATTCGATGGAAGCGGTCGCCGCCGAAACCGGTTTTATCGATACCGAACGGATGCGGCGCGCCTTTCTGCGGGCGTTCGGCCAGCCGCCGCAAGCGATCAA